A single Pirellulales bacterium DNA region contains:
- a CDS encoding HEAT repeat domain-containing protein yields the protein MYLPRAVVLSSVLTMGMAMAATADDAQLANLTKTLASGDSAAQLKATDDIVDLGPAAKPTVPALIKALNTGDAPLQWHAARALSAIGPAAKDAVPALTAALKSNDAMVRGYAANALEEIGDASQPAVPELVALLSDKNGNVRRKAIDALVAMHLKFDTLAPILKQVLEQSNMDPALVVPALNALADAGDDGINVLIGELKNDKAVHAACIGLADAGPKAKAAVPELIRVVQEQDKHPAVRREAIMALAAIGPDSKSAGPQLVKALSDQQYAVRYAAALAVGQIGIKDAAPQLAQQLDSDDPFLKMISAWALAKINPDDKAGVQRAVSLLVTGLKDPNQHVRGAAARGLLELHAPQEMVISAMSDLLADKDPEVRGNVVDALSSLGEAAVPRLIKALQNDDMQALAVEVLRRLGPKAKDAVPALILELKDPDPEYRREVEFALAAIGPAAKTAVPALIEHLGSDEPRVQYTACYALGKIGPDAADAVPKLRDNMKSDDKFLKVASVWALLHIQPADKALQSMAVPLLAKALGDSEHELARVESANALGRIGAAAKSAIPDLQKAAEQDDSPKVRAAAVEALKKIQAGSNK from the coding sequence ATGTATTTGCCTAGGGCGGTCGTGTTGTCTTCGGTGTTGACGATGGGCATGGCCATGGCCGCGACTGCAGACGATGCGCAACTCGCGAATTTGACGAAAACGCTGGCCAGTGGAGACTCGGCCGCGCAGCTGAAAGCCACCGACGACATCGTGGACTTGGGTCCGGCAGCCAAACCGACCGTACCGGCGCTCATCAAGGCCTTGAACACCGGCGACGCACCATTGCAATGGCATGCCGCTCGCGCTCTGAGTGCCATTGGACCCGCGGCAAAGGATGCCGTACCGGCGTTGACCGCCGCGCTGAAAAGCAACGACGCCATGGTGCGCGGTTACGCGGCCAATGCCTTGGAAGAAATTGGCGACGCCAGCCAACCGGCCGTGCCAGAGTTGGTTGCGCTGTTGAGCGACAAGAATGGCAACGTTCGTCGCAAAGCCATCGATGCATTGGTGGCGATGCATCTTAAATTCGACACGCTGGCGCCGATTTTGAAACAAGTGTTGGAGCAGAGCAACATGGATCCCGCTCTCGTCGTACCAGCTTTGAATGCGCTGGCCGATGCGGGGGACGACGGAATTAACGTATTGATCGGCGAACTGAAAAACGACAAAGCGGTCCATGCTGCATGTATCGGATTGGCCGACGCGGGACCCAAGGCTAAAGCGGCAGTGCCGGAACTGATTCGCGTGGTGCAAGAACAAGACAAGCATCCGGCCGTGCGGCGAGAAGCAATCATGGCGCTGGCCGCAATCGGTCCCGACTCCAAATCTGCGGGCCCGCAATTGGTAAAAGCCTTGTCTGATCAGCAATACGCGGTGCGATACGCGGCCGCACTTGCCGTCGGTCAAATTGGCATTAAGGACGCCGCGCCGCAGCTGGCCCAGCAACTGGACAGCGACGACCCCTTCTTGAAAATGATTTCCGCGTGGGCGCTGGCGAAAATCAATCCTGACGACAAAGCCGGTGTGCAGCGGGCGGTTTCGCTGTTGGTGACGGGATTGAAAGACCCCAACCAGCATGTGCGGGGAGCCGCCGCGCGGGGCTTGCTGGAACTGCACGCGCCGCAAGAGATGGTCATCTCGGCCATGAGCGATTTGTTGGCTGACAAAGACCCGGAGGTGCGGGGCAACGTGGTGGATGCGCTGTCCTCGCTGGGCGAGGCGGCGGTTCCTCGGCTCATCAAGGCTTTGCAGAACGACGACATGCAAGCGCTGGCCGTGGAAGTGCTGCGGCGATTGGGTCCCAAGGCGAAGGATGCCGTGCCGGCGCTGATTTTGGAGTTGAAAGACCCTGATCCGGAATATCGTCGGGAAGTGGAGTTCGCGCTGGCCGCCATTGGGCCGGCCGCCAAAACCGCCGTGCCGGCACTGATCGAGCACCTGGGCAGCGACGAGCCTCGCGTGCAGTACACGGCCTGTTATGCGCTGGGAAAAATTGGGCCGGACGCCGCCGATGCGGTTCCCAAATTGCGTGACAATATGAAAAGCGACGACAAATTTTTGAAAGTTGCCAGTGTTTGGGCGCTGTTGCACATCCAGCCGGCTGACAAAGCCCTGCAAAGCATGGCGGTGCCCCTGTTGGCGAAGGCCCTGGGAGATTCGGAGCACGAATTGGCCAGAGTTGAGTCGGCCAACGCGTTGGGCAGGATCGGCGCGGCGGCAAAATCGGCGATTCCTGACTTGCAAAAAGCGGCCGAGCAAGACGACTCGCCCAAAGTCCGTGCCGCGGCCGTGGAAGCTCTGAAGAAAATTCAAGCGGGAAGCAACAAATAA
- a CDS encoding PmoA family protein has protein sequence MRCGQSVRKTSLVIIGLMFAANFAVRTQAGDFTVEKTADGVTVNLDGKLFTKYVIQSGKKPVLWPIIGPTGKPMTRPWPMDTAAVDEEKSAKGGKLPKGDILTDDHPWHRSLWFSYQSVDGNNLWEEHPNPPTGSTKHKDFVEVSGGPKAKIVTTNDWLDPDGKKLLEDERAITCSTDGDNRIIDFDITLKATDGDVVFGDEKDGVFGIRVPDTMRVDAKQGGTFVNSDGKVDEDENPEQFPKGATGDPKCQRAVWGNRASWVDYHGPVEGEQLGIAILEHPSSFGYPTRWHTRDYGLFAANVFGQHVFDDTLPKASTTLKAGDTMSFHFRVIFHKGDEKEGHIAEAFTKYEAEKP, from the coding sequence ATGCGTTGTGGTCAAAGCGTAAGGAAAACCAGTCTCGTAATCATCGGTTTGATGTTCGCGGCAAACTTTGCGGTGCGGACTCAAGCGGGCGATTTTACCGTCGAGAAAACCGCTGACGGCGTGACCGTCAACTTGGACGGCAAGCTGTTCACAAAATACGTGATTCAATCGGGCAAAAAGCCCGTGTTGTGGCCCATTATTGGCCCGACAGGCAAACCGATGACGCGGCCGTGGCCGATGGATACCGCAGCGGTCGACGAAGAAAAGTCGGCCAAAGGCGGCAAGCTTCCCAAAGGCGACATCCTTACCGACGATCATCCGTGGCACCGCTCCTTGTGGTTCAGCTACCAAAGCGTGGACGGCAACAATTTATGGGAAGAACATCCAAATCCCCCGACGGGTTCCACCAAACACAAGGACTTCGTGGAAGTGTCGGGCGGCCCGAAGGCAAAAATCGTCACTACCAACGATTGGCTCGACCCAGACGGTAAAAAATTGCTGGAAGATGAGCGCGCCATTACTTGCAGCACCGATGGCGATAATCGCATTATCGACTTTGATATTACGCTGAAGGCCACCGATGGAGATGTCGTTTTCGGCGATGAAAAAGACGGGGTGTTTGGAATTCGAGTTCCCGATACGATGCGCGTCGATGCCAAGCAGGGGGGCACGTTCGTCAACAGTGATGGAAAAGTCGACGAAGACGAGAATCCTGAACAGTTTCCCAAGGGCGCTACCGGCGACCCCAAGTGTCAGCGAGCTGTATGGGGCAATCGGGCATCGTGGGTCGATTATCATGGGCCGGTCGAAGGAGAACAGCTCGGAATTGCAATCTTGGAACACCCCAGCAGCTTTGGTTACCCAACCCGTTGGCACACGCGCGATTATGGCTTATTCGCAGCCAATGTGTTTGGTCAGCACGTCTTTGACGACACCTTGCCCAAGGCCAGCACCACGCTCAAAGCCGGCGACACGATGAGTTTCCATTTTCGCGTGATATTTCATAAAGGCGACGAAAAAGAAGGCCATATTGCGGAGGCTTTCACCAAATATGAGGCCGAAAAACCGTAG
- a CDS encoding DNA polymerase ligase N-terminal domain-containing protein: MARFVILLHELSGQQRGGAHFDFMLEQGAILRTWALGEKPTAGREIIAHALADHRIDYLEYEGPVSKNRGSVSRWDFGTYESLVDSQAEIIVQLRGQQLTGTAHLRPAGEKSQPIATEPQRWIFSFSV; this comes from the coding sequence ATGGCACGCTTTGTAATTTTGCTTCACGAACTCTCCGGGCAGCAACGCGGCGGCGCGCATTTCGATTTCATGCTGGAGCAAGGCGCTATCCTGCGAACCTGGGCGCTGGGAGAAAAGCCGACTGCGGGCCGCGAAATCATTGCCCATGCGCTGGCCGATCATCGGATCGATTATTTGGAATACGAGGGGCCGGTTTCAAAGAATCGTGGGAGCGTTTCCCGTTGGGATTTCGGCACGTACGAATCGCTGGTCGATTCGCAGGCGGAAATCATCGTCCAACTTCGCGGCCAGCAACTGACAGGCACAGCCCATTTACGACCCGCGGGGGAGAAGTCTCAGCCAATCGCGACCGAGCCTCAACGATGGATATTCAGTTTTTCGGTTTGA
- a CDS encoding carbon storage regulator encodes MLVLSRKQSERIRLGKDIVVTVVRVAGDKVRLGIEAPADMLVLRDELETSLSPGHSKDPGHEMALLQSFKNEPASE; translated from the coding sequence ATGTTAGTGTTGTCCCGAAAACAAAGCGAGCGGATACGCCTGGGCAAAGATATTGTGGTCACCGTGGTGCGCGTGGCCGGCGACAAGGTGAGGCTGGGGATCGAAGCTCCTGCTGATATGCTTGTTCTGCGCGACGAATTGGAAACGAGCCTGTCGCCGGGGCACTCGAAGGATCCGGGCCATGAAATGGCCTTGTTGCAGTCTTTCAAAAATGAGCCGGCCAGCGAGTAA